From the genome of Triticum aestivum cultivar Chinese Spring chromosome 3B, IWGSC CS RefSeq v2.1, whole genome shotgun sequence, one region includes:
- the LOC123071063 gene encoding uncharacterized protein isoform X2 encodes MRSISVTCLSNSVVCALGFYEYEVLVDGPATLGDEGDGTSSELRSVSLLMRAPFPLKPKRQGDTETREVFWCVCARRWDGARRNSGAVPCRLDDVHVQPRCALSTVSATTSLGRLGGLLVSIGFPCLPLLSDGADLWMLLGLWPCARKMRLLGTPGSSATGAFWLSDLFA; translated from the exons ATGAGATCAATATCAGTAACATGTTTATCTAATTCGGTTGTATGTGCTTTGGGCTTCTACGAATATGAAGTGCTGGTCGATGGTCCTGCTACCCTAGGTGATGAGGGGGACGGTACTTCAAG TGAACTAAGGAGTGTGTCGTTGCTGATGAGAGCCCCCTTCCCTTTGAAACCAAAAAGGCAAGGCGACACTGAAACCAGAGAG GTTTTTTGGTGCGTTTGTGCTCGTCGGTGGGACGGTGCAAGGCGCAACTCCGGCGCGGTTCCTTGCCGGTTGGACGACGTTCACGTGCAACCCCGGTGTGCACTGAGTACTGTCTCGGCTACAACCTCCCTCG GCAGGCTGGGTGGGCTCCTCGTTAGCATCGGCTTTCCCTGCCTGCCACTCCTCTCTGATGGAGCGGACCTTTGGATGCTCCTGGGCCTCTGGCCGTGTGCTAG aaaaatgagaCTGCTTGGAACCCCTGGCTCCTCAGCGACTGGCGCATTCTGGCTGTCCGATCTCTTTGCTTGA
- the LOC123071063 gene encoding uncharacterized protein isoform X1 — protein MRSISVTCLSNSVVCALGFYEYEVLVDGPATLGDEGDGTSSELRSVSLLMRAPFPLKPKRQGDTETREVRCCWVLALLVFWCVCARRWDGARRNSGAVPCRLDDVHVQPRCALSTVSATTSLGRLGGLLVSIGFPCLPLLSDGADLWMLLGLWPCARKMRLLGTPGSSATGAFWLSDLFA, from the exons ATGAGATCAATATCAGTAACATGTTTATCTAATTCGGTTGTATGTGCTTTGGGCTTCTACGAATATGAAGTGCTGGTCGATGGTCCTGCTACCCTAGGTGATGAGGGGGACGGTACTTCAAG TGAACTAAGGAGTGTGTCGTTGCTGATGAGAGCCCCCTTCCCTTTGAAACCAAAAAGGCAAGGCGACACTGAAACCAGAGAGGTTAGGTGTTGTTGGGTGCTCGCCCTTTTG GTTTTTTGGTGCGTTTGTGCTCGTCGGTGGGACGGTGCAAGGCGCAACTCCGGCGCGGTTCCTTGCCGGTTGGACGACGTTCACGTGCAACCCCGGTGTGCACTGAGTACTGTCTCGGCTACAACCTCCCTCG GCAGGCTGGGTGGGCTCCTCGTTAGCATCGGCTTTCCCTGCCTGCCACTCCTCTCTGATGGAGCGGACCTTTGGATGCTCCTGGGCCTCTGGCCGTGTGCTAG aaaaatgagaCTGCTTGGAACCCCTGGCTCCTCAGCGACTGGCGCATTCTGGCTGTCCGATCTCTTTGCTTGA